A window from Candidatus Latescibacterota bacterium encodes these proteins:
- the metG gene encoding methionine--tRNA ligase: protein MSRFYVTTPIYYVNDEPHLGHAYTTVLADVLARYHRLMGDETRFLTGTDEHGQKVQQAAEKRGISPQQHTDAMSPRFAEVWRRLGISNDFYIRTTMAEHKAVVRRVLQQLWDEGQIYADDYEGWYDVSEERFFTEKELVDGQSPLGNPVVSIKEKNYFFRMGQYQQALIDHIEANPGFIVPEKRANEVLGFLRQPLGDLCISRPKSRLGWGIALPFDDDYVCYVWFDALLNYYSALSFGFAGDETDAFWPADLHLIGKDILTTHAVYWPTMLMGAGLPLPKTILAHGWWLFGDAGAKMSKSKGNVVKPLDTMDLYGRDVLRYFLMREMTPGQDSAFSEGLIIERNNAELANDIGNGLNRVTKLVETQFEGKLPTGQGYGEAERALKTLAGEVAARVAEEIARYHPNGAIGAVRQLSGAVNRYLEEKAPWKAVKQPGGREATAVTLYHAAEALRIVGTLLHPVMPERCGELLRRLGAAPEPAPFAESLAWGGLTPGAPVCTGEPLFPRFDPLD from the coding sequence ATGTCGCGCTTTTACGTCACCACGCCGATCTACTACGTCAACGACGAACCGCACCTGGGCCACGCCTACACCACGGTGCTGGCGGACGTGCTCGCGCGCTACCACCGTCTCATGGGCGACGAGACGCGCTTCCTCACCGGCACGGACGAGCACGGCCAGAAGGTGCAGCAGGCTGCCGAGAAGCGCGGCATCAGCCCGCAGCAGCACACCGACGCGATGAGCCCGCGCTTCGCCGAGGTCTGGCGGCGCCTGGGCATCAGCAACGACTTCTACATCCGCACGACCATGGCCGAGCACAAGGCCGTGGTGCGGCGTGTGCTGCAGCAGCTCTGGGACGAGGGCCAGATCTACGCGGACGACTACGAGGGCTGGTACGACGTCTCCGAGGAGCGCTTCTTCACCGAGAAGGAGCTGGTGGACGGGCAAAGCCCGCTGGGCAACCCCGTGGTGTCCATCAAGGAGAAGAACTACTTCTTCCGCATGGGGCAGTACCAGCAGGCGCTGATCGATCACATCGAGGCCAACCCGGGCTTCATCGTGCCCGAGAAGCGCGCCAACGAGGTGCTGGGCTTCCTGCGCCAGCCGCTGGGCGACCTCTGCATCAGCCGGCCGAAGTCGCGGCTCGGTTGGGGGATTGCTCTGCCCTTCGATGACGACTACGTCTGCTACGTCTGGTTCGACGCGCTGCTCAACTATTACAGCGCGCTGAGCTTCGGCTTCGCCGGCGACGAGACCGACGCCTTCTGGCCGGCCGACCTGCACCTGATCGGCAAGGACATCCTCACGACGCACGCGGTCTACTGGCCCACCATGCTGATGGGCGCGGGCCTGCCGCTGCCGAAGACGATCCTCGCCCACGGCTGGTGGCTCTTCGGCGATGCCGGCGCGAAGATGAGCAAGTCCAAGGGCAACGTGGTGAAGCCGCTGGACACGATGGATCTCTACGGGCGGGACGTCCTGCGCTACTTCCTCATGCGCGAGATGACCCCGGGCCAGGACAGCGCCTTCAGCGAAGGGCTCATCATCGAGCGCAACAACGCCGAGCTGGCCAACGACATCGGCAACGGCCTCAACCGCGTCACCAAGCTGGTGGAGACGCAGTTCGAGGGCAAGCTGCCCACGGGCCAGGGCTACGGCGAGGCGGAGCGCGCCCTCAAGACGCTGGCGGGGGAAGTGGCCGCGCGGGTCGCCGAGGAGATCGCGCGCTATCATCCCAACGGCGCGATCGGCGCCGTGCGCCAGCTCTCGGGCGCGGTGAACCGCTACCTCGAGGAGAAGGCGCCCTGGAAGGCGGTCAAGCAGCCCGGCGGCCGCGAGGCCACCGCGGTCACGCTCTACCACGCCGCCGAGGCGCTGCGCATCGTGGGGACGCTGCTGCACCCGGTGATGCCCGAACGCTGCGGCGAGCTGCTGCGGCGGCTGGGGGCGGCGCCCGAGCCGGCGCCCTTCGCCGAGAGCCTGGCCTGGGGCGGCCTGACGCCGGGCGCGCCAGTGTGCACCGGCGAGCCGCTCTTCCCGCGCTTCGATCCGTTGGACTAG
- a CDS encoding glycosyltransferase family 2 protein produces MSTAHSAGRPSQAADAEPRPELSVVIPCLNEAGSLPSLLAELQATFDAAGVPAEFILVDDGSTDASRALLREAALTEPRLRPVLRDARGGQTQALHDGLQIARADWVAHLDGDLQNDPRDLPALLAKAREGYDAVFGFRAARSDSLSRRLASRAANAIRKWVLRDSIVDIGCSTRVLRRDVLTTLPPLPDLHRYLPALVERAGWRILQVPTRHRPRQHGQSKYGNLGRALRGPADLLRMARLARRLRRERLGS; encoded by the coding sequence ATGTCCACCGCGCACTCCGCAGGCCGGCCTTCCCAGGCCGCGGACGCCGAGCCCCGCCCCGAGCTCTCCGTCGTCATCCCCTGCCTCAACGAGGCCGGCTCGCTGCCCTCGCTGCTGGCGGAGCTGCAGGCCACCTTCGACGCGGCCGGCGTGCCGGCCGAGTTCATCCTCGTGGACGACGGCTCCACCGACGCCTCGCGCGCCCTCCTCCGCGAGGCCGCCCTGACCGAGCCGCGCCTGCGTCCCGTGTTGCGCGACGCCCGCGGCGGACAGACCCAGGCCCTCCACGACGGCCTGCAGATCGCCCGCGCCGACTGGGTGGCCCACCTCGACGGGGACCTGCAGAACGATCCCCGCGACCTCCCCGCCCTGCTCGCCAAAGCCCGCGAGGGCTACGACGCGGTCTTCGGCTTTCGCGCGGCACGCAGCGACTCGCTGTCGCGACGCCTTGCCAGCCGGGCGGCCAACGCCATCCGCAAGTGGGTGCTGCGCGACAGCATCGTCGACATCGGCTGTTCGACCCGCGTGCTGCGCCGCGACGTGCTGACCACGCTGCCCCCGCTCCCCGATCTGCACCGCTATCTGCCCGCGCTGGTCGAACGGGCGGGCTGGCGCATCCTCCAGGTGCCGACGCGGCATCGACCGCGGCAGCACGGACAGAGCAAGTACGGCAACCTGGGACGCGCCCTGCGCGGCCCCGCGGACCTGCTGCGCATGGCGCGCCTCGCGCGACGTCTGCGCCGAGAAAGGCTGGGCTCCTGA
- a CDS encoding T9SS type A sorting domain-containing protein gives MRSLKRLPLLGVGLAALLALALLSAPPGATRAQAQYQWPQSGHVYNQNGYPVNDFHLIMVGSQQGVLHTYTETDGSYVFYANAWEVFTIEPFDGSVDATPPSHSGQATAPHSNYDFSIVTIGHVSGSIVNAPGGNLELGGIRITVGGSYAATTDATGHFGFSTFDGHILPPLPPMQGTATPQHSFYSFSPAGLAYDSRPGDVQLAPITVTLANIAAAGVAEYSWDNPGGEGWSYFPLDPYNRATNNPNVVVEVDFDDALMSTPVPADHVRLLDTSGGMLQGALYPVEELNSANGWTARFETPIGNCGRGELGVYVGIDTQTRGRVWQSLSETLETGTSHLDLNDDGVMNLADIVLFSGTYGRSEGDPLFLPCADYAPDGVIDLSDITVFTTYYNMAPPRTPVDQPTLEAISGLFTIDPISGKLSMAGDEPVDAPMAVGLSAQPNPFNPKTTLSFALNADSRASLTIYDISGRTVRHLLDGASLAAGPHSVEWQGRDDAGSPVATGVYFARLDTAEGRVVQKLTILK, from the coding sequence ATGCGTTCCCTGAAGCGTCTTCCGCTGCTGGGTGTCGGACTCGCCGCCCTGCTCGCCCTCGCACTTCTCTCGGCCCCACCGGGGGCCACGCGGGCCCAGGCCCAGTACCAGTGGCCTCAGTCCGGGCACGTCTACAATCAGAACGGCTACCCCGTGAACGACTTCCACCTGATCATGGTGGGTTCGCAGCAGGGGGTCCTGCACACCTACACGGAGACCGACGGCTCCTACGTGTTCTACGCCAATGCCTGGGAAGTCTTCACCATCGAGCCCTTCGACGGCTCCGTCGACGCCACTCCGCCCTCGCATTCGGGGCAGGCGACAGCCCCTCACAGCAACTACGACTTCTCCATCGTGACCATTGGGCACGTCAGCGGCTCCATCGTGAACGCGCCCGGCGGCAACCTGGAGCTCGGTGGCATCCGGATCACCGTGGGCGGCAGCTATGCCGCGACGACGGACGCGACGGGGCACTTCGGCTTCTCGACTTTCGACGGCCACATCCTCCCCCCGCTTCCCCCCATGCAGGGGACGGCCACTCCGCAGCACTCGTTCTACAGTTTCAGCCCCGCGGGTCTCGCCTATGACAGCCGGCCCGGCGACGTCCAGCTGGCGCCCATCACCGTGACCCTCGCGAACATCGCCGCCGCGGGCGTGGCGGAGTACAGCTGGGACAACCCCGGCGGCGAGGGCTGGTCCTACTTCCCGCTGGATCCCTACAATCGCGCCACCAACAACCCGAACGTCGTGGTTGAGGTGGACTTCGACGACGCGCTCATGTCCACGCCCGTTCCGGCCGATCACGTGCGGCTTCTCGACACCAGCGGGGGCATGCTGCAGGGCGCCTTGTACCCCGTGGAGGAGCTGAACAGCGCCAACGGCTGGACGGCGCGCTTCGAGACGCCGATCGGGAACTGTGGGCGTGGCGAGCTGGGCGTCTATGTCGGCATCGACACGCAGACGCGAGGCCGCGTCTGGCAGTCGCTGTCCGAGACGCTGGAGACCGGCACGAGCCACCTGGATCTCAACGACGACGGCGTCATGAACCTGGCCGATATCGTCCTCTTCAGCGGGACCTATGGCCGGAGCGAGGGCGACCCGCTGTTCCTGCCCTGCGCGGACTACGCCCCGGACGGCGTGATCGACCTCAGCGACATCACCGTGTTCACCACCTACTACAACATGGCGCCGCCGCGGACTCCGGTGGACCAGCCGACGCTGGAGGCCATCTCCGGCCTGTTCACGATCGACCCGATCTCGGGCAAGCTCTCGATGGCGGGGGACGAGCCCGTGGACGCGCCGATGGCCGTCGGCCTCAGCGCGCAGCCCAATCCCTTCAACCCGAAGACGACGCTCAGCTTCGCGCTCAACGCGGACAGCCGCGCGTCCCTGACCATCTACGACATCAGCGGCCGCACGGTCCGCCATCTGCTGGACGGCGCTTCTCTCGCGGCCGGCCCGCACAGCGTGGAGTGGCAGGGCCGCGACGACGCCGGCAGCCCCGTGGCCACGGGCGTCTACTTCGCGCGGCTGGACACCGCCGAGGGGCGAGTGGTCCAGAAGCTCACGATTCTGAAGTAA